AGCCGACGTTCCCGGGGTGCCTGATCCGCGCCCGCGCGATCGGCATGTTCCGGATGAAGGACGAGAAGGGCCCGGACGACAAGGTCCTCTGCGTCCACGCGAACGACCCGCGGCAGGAGCACCTGCGCGACATCCACCACCTGCCGGAGTTCGACCGGCTCGAGATCCAGCACTTCTTCACGGTGTACAAGGACCTCGAGCCCGGGAAATCCGTCGAGGGCGCGCAGTGGGTCGGCCGGGCCGAGGCCGAGCTCGAGATCGAGCGCTCCCGCAAGCGTGCCGTCGAGGCGCACGGCGACTTCACCGGCACCGGCGACGCCCACCCGCCCTCTGAGTGAGCAACCGCCCGGCGAACCGATACGCCTTTCCGGGGTAGCGCTCGTACTCACGTGAACATTGGGATGATGCCCCGGTGAGTGGGATCGACGGGGTGGCAGCGGTACGACCGGCCGCCGACGAGGAGCTGGCGGGCCTCGGCGAGGTCGAGAAGGCCTCCGAGGCACCGTTCATCGAGGCGGGCATGATCCTGCCCGCCGAGTACTCGACAGCTGACCAGCTGCGGAAATGCGCTGTCGTGCTGGTGGCGCCAGGCCCATCGGGGACTCCGGTGGGCTTCGCGTCGGTGGACGTCGTCGACGGCGCGGCGCACCTGTCCCAGCTGTCGGTGGACGCGGCCTACGGACGGCAAGGGCTCGGACGCGGCCTCCTGGCGGCGGTGATCGGCTGGGCACGGCGCAACGGGTTACCCGCGGTGACGCTGACGACCTACCGGGACGTCGCGTGGAACGGCCCGTTCTATCGGCGGTACGGGTTCGTCGACCTGGACGACGCCGACCTGACCCCCGGCCTGCGCGACATCCGCGATCACGAGATCGGGATGGGCCTCGACGAGTTCGGCCCTCGAGTAGCCATGCGCCGCCCCCTCCGCGCAGCCTGACGCCGATTCACGCCGAATCCGTCTCCACGGGAGCCGTGCAGACGGATTCGGCGTAACTGCGCGCGGACCCTGCCTGTGGACAGCGGGCGGCAGGTCCCGGAGCGCCGCCAGGCTGGAGCGCATGGGGAAGCGCCGGCCACATCGGCCCGAAGAACTGCTGGGGCGTCCGTTCCGTGGCTCCACCGCGATCCGCCGGGGCCTGATCACCGCTGACCAGCTCGGTGGGCGAAGTTGGCGGCGGATCCATCACGACGTCTACGTCGACGCGACCTTGCCCGTCGACCATCTGCTGCGGTGCCAGGCAGCGAGCCTCATCCTCCCCGCGGGGGCAGCCCTGTCCGGACGCTCGGCGGCCTGCGTCGAAGGCCTGCCGATCGCCGACGATCGCGCGCCGGTATCCGTGCTGGTTCCACCCGGCACTCGGTTCGCACACCAGGGCTGTGCGACGCGGCAGGTGTTCCTGCCACCGACGCACATCCGACCCGGGAACCCGCCGGTGCGTCCACCGGTCACCATTCCGCAGCGGACCGCCTGGGAGATCGCCCGCGAGCCCGACCTGGTCGAGGCGGTGGCCGCAGTCGACTACCTGCTGCACCGGAACTACCTACGCACCGGAGCGATGGACGCATGGGTCGCGGCGCATCCCCGGGCTCGAGCAGCCACGGTGATCGCGCTCGCCGACGGGCGAGCCGAATCCCTGCCGGAGTCCCGCGTCCGGATCCGGCTGAAGCTCGCCGGGCTACCCGAGGCGGTACCCCAGCACGAGATCTGGTCGGGGCGGACGTTCGTGGCGCGGGTGGACCTGGCGTGGCCCGCGGCGAAGGTGGCGTTGGAGTACGACGGTGCCCACCACGCCGAGTACGGTCAGTTCGCGCGCGACCGGGCCCGTCTCAACCGCCTGGTCGAGGCGGGCTGGACGGTGATCCACATGACGGCCGCGGACCTGCGCGAGCCCATCCTCTTCGGCCAGATCGTCGACCAGCTCCGAGCCGCGCTCGGCCCTCGACGCTGACGCGCGCCCAGATACGTCGAATCCGTCTCCACGCGAGCCGTGGAGACGGATTCGACGAGAATTCGCGCGTCAGGCCGAGAAGGTCGCGCCCAGCGCGGCGCCGCCGTCCACCACGAACAGGCCGCCGGTCACCCAGGAGGCCGCGTCGCTGGCCAGGAACAGCGCCGCGTTCGCGATGTCGTTCGGCTGCCCGAGCCGCTGCATCGGCCACGGGTACTTGGCGTCCTCGCCGGCCCCCTCCCAGAGCGCCCGCGCGAAGTCGGTCTTCACCAGGCCCGGCGCCAGCACGTTCACCCGGACGTTCGGCCCGACCTCGGTGGCCAGCTGCTGCGACAGGAAGATCAGTGCCGACTTCGTGATGCCGTAGATCGCCAGCGGCCCACCCGCCCGCAACCCGTCGATGCTCGACACGTTGATGACCGAGCCGCCGTGCTCCTTCATCCACCCGCGGTACGCGGCCTGCGTCCAGACCAGCGGCCCGCGCAGGTTGACCTCGAACGTCTTGTCCCACGCGGGGATCTCGGCGTCGATGACCGGCCCCATGTACGGGTTGGTCGCGGCGTTGTTCACCAGGACGTCGAGCCGGCCGAACTTCTCCAGCGTCTCGGCGACGACCCGCTCGGCGTCCTCGGCCTTACCGGCGTGTGCGGCGATCGCGTGCACGCGGTCCTCGCCGATCTCGGCGACGGCCTTGTCCAGCCCCTCCACCTTGCGGGCGGTAAGCACGACCTTCGCGCCGGCGTCGGCGTAGGTCTTGGCGATCGCGGCGCCGATGCCGCGCGAGGCGCCGGTGACGACGGCCACGCGCCCTTCCAGGTTGATGTCCACTCAGGCTCCTATCAGCGGGACGGGTCGAGAACGAGCTTGCCGACGGTGTTACGGGACCGCAGTGCTTCGTGCGCGCGGCGGGCCTCGGAGAGTGCGTACTCCCCACCGGGTACAGCGCGCAGGGTGCCATCGAGAACCATGCCGAACAGCTCGGCGATGGCCGGCCGCAGCACGTCGCCGGGGAGCAGGAACGCGTGCGCGAGCCACATGCCGGCCACGGTCGTGGAGTGCGAGAGCAGACTCGCGGGCTTGATCGGGCTGGGCTGCTCACGGCTGGCCATGCCGTAGAAGGCCAGCCGACCGAACGGTGCCAGCGCGGCCACGCTCTGGTCGGTGATGCGCCCACCGGTCATGTCGAGCACGATGTCGACGCGCTTCCCGCCGTTGGCCTCCCGGAGGGCCGTGGTCATGTTCTCCGCCCGGGAGTCGACCGCGACGTCCGCACCGAGCTCGAGCGCGAGCTTGCGCTTTTCCTCGCTGGACGCCGTGGCGATCACGCGTCCGGCGCCCCAGGCCTTGGCGAGCTGGACCGCCAGCGACCCCACCCCACCGGCCGCCGCGTGCACCACCACGGTCTCGCCGGGGGCCAGCGGCGCCGAACGACGCAGCAACAGCCACGCGGACGCACCCTGGACGACCATCGCCAGCGCGGTCGTGTCGTCGATCCCGTCCGGGACGTCGAACGAGAGCCCCGGCTCGATCAGCGCCTTCTGGGCGTAACCACCGCCACCGGCGAGCAGCGAGACGACCCGGCGGCCGTCCGACGTCCGCCCGACGACCTCGGCGCCCGGTATCAGCGGCAACGTCGCCGCGGCGAGGTAGGAGTTCTCGGCCTGGTGGGTGTCGGCGAAGTTGACGCCCGCCCGGTCGACGTCCAGCACGACCTGCGTACCGGTCGCCACGGGGTCGGGCAGATCGGTCGGGACCAGCACCTCCGGCCCACCGAACGACGTGATCTGAATTGCGCGCATCTCAGTTCTCCCGGAAGGCAGTGATCTGGACGGACGGGTCTGCGGACGGCGCCTTGTCCCCGGCTTCCGTTCGCGGACCGGGGACGTTCCGGAAGGCGAACGGCTCGGCCGGGCGGCCGACCTGCACGTACCAGGCCTCCCCGGTACCGGAGCCGGCCAGGATCGCGTCGAACGCCGCGACGACGTCGGAGACCTCCAGCAGCGGGACCCCGGATCCCACCAGCACGTCCCGGACGTCCTTGATGATCGCGGTCTCGGCGAACGACGGGCAGAGCGCGTTCACCCGGATGCCCGCCGGCGCGTACAGCGGCCCCAGCGCTCGGACCAACCCCACGACGGCGGCCTTGTTGGCACCGTAGATCGGGTCGAACGGCACGGCGGTCAGACCGGCGAGGCTCGCCGTCGCGACGATGTTGCCCCCGCCGCGCGCCTTCAACGCCGGAAGCGCCGCGTGCACGCCGTAGACCACGCCGTCCAGGTTGATCGACATCACCCGGCGGTAGGCCTCCGGCGTGAACCCCTCTTCGAGGCCGAAGCCGGTGGCCACACCGGCGTTGAGAAACGCCAGGTCGAGACCGCCGAACTCGGCGACGGCGGCTTCGACAGCCGCCAGGCTGTCGGCAGGCTCCCGTACGTCGCACCGCCGGAAGACGCCGCCGACCTCGGCCGCGACCGCCTCACCGCCGGACACGTCGACGTCGGTGACGAGCACTCGGTACCCCTGCGACGCCAGCCGACGCGATACTGCGGCACCTATACCGCTGGCCCCGCCGGTCACCCAGGCTGCCTTAGCCATCCGAACCTCCTTTGGTCGGCGTCCTCTACTCAACTTACTGACTCGTCGGTTACTTTAGGCATATTCAGTGAGACACACCTCGGGAGGACTTCGATGGATTTTGAGCCCAGCGCGCGAGCGCAGGAGTACATCGACCGCCTGACCGAGTTCATGGACTCGCACGTCTACCCGGCCGAGCCCGTGTACGAGACGCAGCGCGCCGAGCTCACCGCCGCCGGTCAGCCGCACCAGCTTCCGCCGATCGTCGAGGACCTCAAGCGGGAGGCCCGGTCGCGCGGGCTGTGGAACCTCTTCCTCCCCGACTCCAAGGACCCCGAGCACGGTCTCAGCGTCACCGACTACGCGTCGCTGGCCGAGATCACCGGACGCTCGCCGCAGCTCGCCCCGGAGGCGATCAACTGCGCGGCGCCCGACACCGGCAACATGGAGCTGCTCCACCTGTTCGGCACCGACGAGCAGCAGGAGACCTGGCTGAAGCCGCTGCTCAACGGCGAGATCCGCAGCTGCTTCGGGATGACGGAGCCGGACGTGGCCAGCTCCGATGCCCGCAACATCAGCACCCGGATCGTCCGCGACGGCGACGACTACGTGATCAACGGTCGTAAGTGGTGGACGAGCGGCGCCGCCGACCCGCGCTGCAAGGTCATGATCCTGATGGGCAAGACCGATCCGGACGGTCCCACCTACGCCCAGCAGTCGATGGTGCTCGTGCCGATGGACTCCCCCGGCTTGGAGGTCGTCCGCGACCTCAGCGTCTTCGGCTACCACGACCAGCACGGCCACTGCGAGATCCGGCTGACCGACGTCCGGGTGCCGGTGAGCAACCGGCTCGGCCCGGAGAACAGCGCGTTCGCGCTGGCGCAGCAGCGGCTCGGCCCCGGCCGCATCCACCACTGCATGCGGGCGATCGGCATGGCCGAGCGGGCACTCGAGGCGATGTGCCAGCGCGCCACCACCCGGGTCGCGTTCGGCAAGGAGCTTTCCCGGCAGGGCGTCGTCCAGCAGTGGATCGCCGAGTCCCGGATGGCGATCGAGCAGGCCCGCCTGCTGACGCTGAAGACCGCATGGCTGATCGACAAGAAGGGCTTCCAGTCGGCCCGGACCGAGGTCGCCGCGATCAAGGTCGTGGTGCCGCAGATGGCGACCAGCATCCTGGACAAGGCGATCCAGCTGCACGGTGGTGGCGGCGTCAGCGGCGACTTCCCGCTGGCGCGGGCGTACGCCGGTCTGCGGACGCTCCGCCTGGCCGACGGCCCGGACGAGGTGCACATCATGTCGGTGGCCCGCACCGAGCTGGCGCCGTACCTCGGTAAGTGAGTGTTCCGGTGAGACGTCGACTCACGTCGGCGTCCAGGCGCGAGCAGCTGATGTCCGTGGCCCTGGACGAGTTCGGGCGGCGCGGGTTCCACCTGACCCAGATGGAGCACGTCGCCGCCGCGGCCGGCGTCTCGAAGGGCCTGCTCTACCAGCACTTCGAGTCCAAGGAAGAGCTGTTCGCAGCGGTCACCGCGGCGATCGTCGAGGACCTGTCCCAGCGATTGCACGCGGCGACCGTGCCGACCGATCCGGCGCTGGAGCGGGTCCGGGTACTGGCGAAGACGTTGTTCGACTTCGCCACCGGCCAGCCCAGCGCCTGGGCGGTGATCATCCGGCACTTCGACAAGCCCGAAGTCGGGGACGAGCTCCGGGGCCTGCGAGACGGGCTCGGCGCGATCATCGTCGACCTGATGCTGCTCAACCGCCGTAATAATCCGACCCGGCTCGCCGCGGCCGAACCGGTGGTCACGCTGCTCGCGCCGATGGTGACCGGCGGGCTGATGTCGCTGATCTCGTGGTGGCTCGACCATCCCGAGGTCTCCCGGGAGCGTGCCGAGTCGATGGCGGTCGACTTTCTCTGGCTCGGGTTGGAGCGGATCCGTGCCGGCGAGCGCCTAACCTGACCGACTTGGCCGGACCGCGCGGGTCCACTGGGAACCGTTGCCGTCGGAAGGGCTGGACCTCATCGTCCCACCTCCCATTGGTACCGATAGGGGTGGATCGAGCGTGAGCCGCTTCAGGCCAAACGTCAAGCATGCCCAGATATGAGCAGCACAAACACGCGACGGCCCGGAGCACCTTTCGGTGCTCCGGGCCGTTTGTGACCTGGTAGGTCAGCCGATCTTGTCGCCGGCCTTCTCGGTGGCGGTCTCCGCGTCGGACGCCGCCTTCTTCACGGACGTCCGGGCAGCCTTGACCTGCGACTTGGCGGTCTTGGTCTGCTCGACGGCGGCCTGGGTCGCCGGGTCCTTGCGGATGTTCGACACCAGCTTCTCGCCGCGGTTCGCGAACTCCGAGTAGGTCCCGGTCACGCGCCCCTGGACGTCGGTGATCGAGCTGCGCAGCGTCTGCGGCAGCACCCGGGCCTGGTACTGCAGGTCCTTGACCTGGCTGCGCAGCAGCTCGACGACCGCTCCCTGGTAGCGCGGGAGCGAGCGGATCTGCTCCACGGCGTAGTCCGCGGCGCCGACGTAGGCGTAGAGGCCACGACGCGCGTCCGGCAGCGCGAACTTGACGTCGCCCTTGGCCTCGACGGTGTTGCCGGTCTTCTTGGTTTCGGTCTTGGCAGTGGCCACGATGGATTCCTCCCTGGCTGGTGCGTTTGGGGTTGGGCCCGTGCGTCTTCGACGCGAGCCGCGCCGAAGGCATCGGCGGTACCAGCCCGGCAGCGGCGCCGGGACGGCTCAGGACTGCGTTGCGCTGGGGGTTTCGGCCACCGGCTCCGCAGCCTCCGACGACGCGAGCGGAACCTCGGCCGGGTCGACAGCGGTGCTTGCAGTGACCTCGTTCTCACGCCGGAACGAGTGGTAGATCTCCAGCAGGATCTGCTTCTGACGGTCGGTGAGGTACTCGTCCGCCGTGATCGCGGACGCCGTGGCGCCGAGCGTCCCGTCCGTCCGCAAGCCCTCGACGTCGTCGAGCGTCTCCCGGTCGAGCAGTCCCGCGTGGACGTACAGGGTCTCGGCGGAGATCCGCAGCGCCTTGGCGATCTGCTGGAGGATCTCTGCCGACGGTTTACGGAGCCCGCGCTCGATCTGGCTGAGGTACGGGTTGCTGATGCCGGCCTGCTTCGCCAGCTGCCGGAGCGAGATCTGCGAGCCCGCCCGCTGCTCGCGGATGAACTCGCCGAGCGTCCGGACCGCGTCCTGCGGTGACTTGAGCGAAGACACGGGCCTCGCTCCCTTCACCGCTCGATCCACCCCGACGCTCGCTACGCTACCCCGAGTGCTAGCTAGCAGCAAGCACTTCCGCTAGGCGTTGCTAGCACACAGGCTCGAAGCTGGAGAAAACCCGCTGGTAGAGGCGGGTGAGAGGGCTAGGGCGTGGCGCTGCCCACACCTGCTACCAGAGCGGACAGGACCGCACGAGCGGCCCGGTCAGCCATCCGGAACGGGGCGGCGTTCGTCCGCGGCCGAGCGAACGCCGCCGCTCCGCGCGAGCTGGTGTACCAGCCGATCGCGAACCGACGCGGGTGCTCCTCGCCGTTCCGGTTCACGATCCGATGTTCGCCGCTCGTCCGTAGGCGTCCGGTGGGCACGGCGTCCACGGTCTCCTCCACGCCCTGCCCGGACGCCATCAGGTCGCGGAGGAGTTCGTCGGCGGTGGCGCTCACGCTCGGCCTCGGCAACCGCGCCTCGACCAGAGCATCCGCTTCGACGACCGGCGGAGCGGCCGACGAGCAGGCCCGGAACCGCCCGTCGACGCCGTCGATCCGGACGTCCGGCCCGAGAAAGTGGACGATGCCGGCCCGAGAGAGTGCGACCAGCTGTTCGAGTCGGAACGCCGGCGGCCCGCTGGCCAGGAAACTGAAGAACCCGTGCCACCACCCGTCGAGCTCCTCGACCTGGCTCCGTCCGGACAGGCGTCCACTTCCGACCAGCCGCGGCAACTGCGCGTAGACCGACAGCAGCGCGAGGAAAGCCCCGAGATCGGCGCTGTACGCCTGGTCGTTCCGCCGGGCGACGTCCGCTTGGACGTAGGCCCGTAACGCGTCTTGCACCGCGTCGTCGTCAGCGAAGCGCGCCTCGGCCAACGGACGGTCGAGCCGGTCGAGGTCGAGCCGGTCCTCCTCGGCCGGAACGGCCGAAGCCACCAGATCGACGCGCGCCGTGCCGTACCAGGGAACCTCGGCGTACGCGGCGGCGAACTCCGCCCACGGCAGCGTGGTGCGCTCGGGATGGGCGGTGAACAGCTCGTGGTAGTAGCCCCAGCCGATCTCCTTGGCGATCAGCGGCCACACGTCCCGGCGGAACTCGAGTGGGCCGCTCAGCGCGTCGATCTGCTCGGGGCCGAAGAACCGAGGCAGCGGGGCGGGCTTCCCGGCCAGGCGGTAGCCGGTTTTGGCGTGGTAGGGCACCCCGCGCCCCGAGCCGACGTGTAGCCGCGGCTCCCTTCCGGACGGTAGGTAGGTTCCGTCGTCCAGGTACCGCCCGCCTCGTCCCTCGGTGAGCAGCACGACCAGGTCCACGAAGGCCAGGCCGAGCCCGCGGACGAGCACGTCCTGCTGTGGTCTCAGAGCGGCGAGGTCGAGGTCCGCGGTGTAGGCGGGTGGCACGTAGGTCAAGCCATTGGCCTGCGCGTACGCCGACAGCCGCGCGGCCTCGCCGGTCGGCTCGGCGTCCAGGTGCCCGAGCGCGAGCACGACGACGTCGGCCTCCAGCGGCTCCGTTGTCCCGGCGAGGTGGATCAGCTGGCGACGGTCCGGCCCGTCCACGACCCGGACGGCCCGATCGGCGACGACGTCGATCGTGACGTTGGGCGGCGCGCCTGCGCGGACCCGGTCGAAGACCCAGGACAGGTAGCCGCTCTGCACCTGGCGGCTGACGAACGAGCGGCCCTCGACGTCCGGGGCGCCGGTCTCCCCCGCCCACTCGTGCAGAGCGGGGCCGGCCGCGAGTGGCCC
Above is a genomic segment from Cryptosporangium minutisporangium containing:
- a CDS encoding quinone oxidoreductase family protein, yielding MRAIQITSFGGPEVLVPTDLPDPVATGTQVVLDVDRAGVNFADTHQAENSYLAAATLPLIPGAEVVGRTSDGRRVVSLLAGGGGYAQKALIEPGLSFDVPDGIDDTTALAMVVQGASAWLLLRRSAPLAPGETVVVHAAAGGVGSLAVQLAKAWGAGRVIATASSEEKRKLALELGADVAVDSRAENMTTALREANGGKRVDIVLDMTGGRITDQSVAALAPFGRLAFYGMASREQPSPIKPASLLSHSTTVAGMWLAHAFLLPGDVLRPAIAELFGMVLDGTLRAVPGGEYALSEARRAHEALRSRNTVGKLVLDPSR
- a CDS encoding inorganic diphosphatase, translating into MEFDVTIEIPKGQRNKYEVDHETGRIRLDRILFTATQYPADYGFIEETLGQDGDPLDALVLLQEPTFPGCLIRARAIGMFRMKDEKGPDDKVLCVHANDPRQEHLRDIHHLPEFDRLEIQHFFTVYKDLEPGKSVEGAQWVGRAEAELEIERSRKRAVEAHGDFTGTGDAHPPSE
- a CDS encoding acyl-CoA dehydrogenase family protein, with the protein product MDFEPSARAQEYIDRLTEFMDSHVYPAEPVYETQRAELTAAGQPHQLPPIVEDLKREARSRGLWNLFLPDSKDPEHGLSVTDYASLAEITGRSPQLAPEAINCAAPDTGNMELLHLFGTDEQQETWLKPLLNGEIRSCFGMTEPDVASSDARNISTRIVRDGDDYVINGRKWWTSGAADPRCKVMILMGKTDPDGPTYAQQSMVLVPMDSPGLEVVRDLSVFGYHDQHGHCEIRLTDVRVPVSNRLGPENSAFALAQQRLGPGRIHHCMRAIGMAERALEAMCQRATTRVAFGKELSRQGVVQQWIAESRMAIEQARLLTLKTAWLIDKKGFQSARTEVAAIKVVVPQMATSILDKAIQLHGGGGVSGDFPLARAYAGLRTLRLADGPDEVHIMSVARTELAPYLGK
- a CDS encoding SDR family oxidoreductase; protein product: MDINLEGRVAVVTGASRGIGAAIAKTYADAGAKVVLTARKVEGLDKAVAEIGEDRVHAIAAHAGKAEDAERVVAETLEKFGRLDVLVNNAATNPYMGPVIDAEIPAWDKTFEVNLRGPLVWTQAAYRGWMKEHGGSVINVSSIDGLRAGGPLAIYGITKSALIFLSQQLATEVGPNVRVNVLAPGLVKTDFARALWEGAGEDAKYPWPMQRLGQPNDIANAALFLASDAASWVTGGLFVVDGGAALGATFSA
- a CDS encoding GNAT family N-acetyltransferase — translated: MSGIDGVAAVRPAADEELAGLGEVEKASEAPFIEAGMILPAEYSTADQLRKCAVVLVAPGPSGTPVGFASVDVVDGAAHLSQLSVDAAYGRQGLGRGLLAAVIGWARRNGLPAVTLTTYRDVAWNGPFYRRYGFVDLDDADLTPGLRDIRDHEIGMGLDEFGPRVAMRRPLRAA
- a CDS encoding SDR family oxidoreductase, coding for MAKAAWVTGGASGIGAAVSRRLASQGYRVLVTDVDVSGGEAVAAEVGGVFRRCDVREPADSLAAVEAAVAEFGGLDLAFLNAGVATGFGLEEGFTPEAYRRVMSINLDGVVYGVHAALPALKARGGGNIVATASLAGLTAVPFDPIYGANKAAVVGLVRALGPLYAPAGIRVNALCPSFAETAIIKDVRDVLVGSGVPLLEVSDVVAAFDAILAGSGTGEAWYVQVGRPAEPFAFRNVPGPRTEAGDKAPSADPSVQITAFREN
- a CDS encoding FAD/NAD(P)-binding protein, which encodes MTAEPTRLVVIGAGPGATGLLERLVANAPELLGAQPVRVTLVDPHPPGAGRVWRADQSPLLLMNSMAEDVTMFPDETVLVEGPLAAGPALHEWAGETGAPDVEGRSFVSRQVQSGYLSWVFDRVRAGAPPNVTIDVVADRAVRVVDGPDRRQLIHLAGTTEPLEADVVVLALGHLDAEPTGEAARLSAYAQANGLTYVPPAYTADLDLAALRPQQDVLVRGLGLAFVDLVVLLTEGRGGRYLDDGTYLPSGREPRLHVGSGRGVPYHAKTGYRLAGKPAPLPRFFGPEQIDALSGPLEFRRDVWPLIAKEIGWGYYHELFTAHPERTTLPWAEFAAAYAEVPWYGTARVDLVASAVPAEEDRLDLDRLDRPLAEARFADDDAVQDALRAYVQADVARRNDQAYSADLGAFLALLSVYAQLPRLVGSGRLSGRSQVEELDGWWHGFFSFLASGPPAFRLEQLVALSRAGIVHFLGPDVRIDGVDGRFRACSSAAPPVVEADALVEARLPRPSVSATADELLRDLMASGQGVEETVDAVPTGRLRTSGEHRIVNRNGEEHPRRFAIGWYTSSRGAAAFARPRTNAAPFRMADRAARAVLSALVAGVGSATP
- a CDS encoding TetR/AcrR family transcriptional regulator, giving the protein MRRRLTSASRREQLMSVALDEFGRRGFHLTQMEHVAAAAGVSKGLLYQHFESKEELFAAVTAAIVEDLSQRLHAATVPTDPALERVRVLAKTLFDFATGQPSAWAVIIRHFDKPEVGDELRGLRDGLGAIIVDLMLLNRRNNPTRLAAAEPVVTLLAPMVTGGLMSLISWWLDHPEVSRERAESMAVDFLWLGLERIRAGERLT
- a CDS encoding helix-turn-helix transcriptional regulator → MSSLKSPQDAVRTLGEFIREQRAGSQISLRQLAKQAGISNPYLSQIERGLRKPSAEILQQIAKALRISAETLYVHAGLLDRETLDDVEGLRTDGTLGATASAITADEYLTDRQKQILLEIYHSFRRENEVTASTAVDPAEVPLASSEAAEPVAETPSATQS